One region of Pseudomonas sp. B21-040 genomic DNA includes:
- a CDS encoding LysR family transcriptional regulator — MIDLNDIAMFVQVVRSGSFAEAARRLGMPPNTVSRRIQQLEAHLGTRLLQRSTRKLTLTSAGQDFHERCAGAVDGLLDAGQALLTGSNEPSGWVRVAAPADFFDFFQMEWVTDFLAMHPRVRLDFVLSDVKADLIAEQIDVAFRGGSLRDSGYVGRQILDPRSVGMVASPSYIAARGSPSTLQDLLNHDCVISAQPGGHATWRLVGPNGEEEVQVAGRFSGNTAQALRKAAVAGLGIALLPPMMARLDVQAGVLVPVLPQYQPHGYGFNVLYPSRRQLPLAVSAFIAWVIQKLNAADAPQVYR, encoded by the coding sequence ATGATCGACCTCAATGACATCGCCATGTTTGTGCAGGTGGTACGCAGCGGCAGCTTTGCAGAGGCGGCGCGACGCCTCGGCATGCCGCCCAATACCGTGAGTCGGCGCATCCAGCAGCTCGAAGCGCATCTGGGTACGCGCCTGCTGCAACGCTCCACCCGCAAACTCACGCTGACCAGTGCCGGCCAGGACTTTCATGAGCGTTGCGCGGGCGCGGTCGACGGCCTGCTCGACGCGGGTCAGGCGTTGTTAACAGGCAGCAACGAGCCGAGCGGCTGGGTGCGCGTGGCGGCCCCGGCCGACTTCTTCGACTTCTTTCAGATGGAATGGGTGACCGATTTTCTGGCGATGCATCCGCGCGTGCGGCTCGACTTCGTGCTCAGCGATGTGAAGGCTGACTTGATTGCCGAGCAGATTGACGTCGCCTTTCGTGGCGGGTCCTTGCGCGACTCAGGCTATGTCGGTCGTCAGATTCTCGACCCTCGCAGCGTCGGGATGGTGGCCAGCCCGTCCTACATCGCGGCACGCGGCTCACCGAGCACACTGCAGGACCTGTTGAACCACGATTGCGTGATCTCCGCGCAACCCGGTGGTCATGCTACGTGGCGCCTGGTCGGGCCCAACGGTGAGGAAGAGGTGCAAGTTGCCGGGCGCTTCAGTGGCAATACCGCGCAAGCACTGCGCAAGGCCGCCGTGGCCGGGCTCGGCATCGCGTTGCTCCCGCCCATGATGGCCAGGCTCGACGTTCAGGCGGGAGTGCTCGTCCCGGTGCTGCCGCAATACCAGCCCCACGGCTACGGTTTTAACGTGCTGTATCCGAGCCGTCGACAGTTGCCGCTCGCCGTATCGGCGTTCATCGCGTGGGTGATCCAGAAGCTGAATGCGGCGGATGCGCCGCAGGTGTATCGATAG
- a CDS encoding DUF6124 family protein produces MFKVTPNPPDTDSPDTDPPTAESVSPYETLDPKKLHDAAERALNFYLNPAALMNNTPRKPSTIYMIAPDVDHETLLVQTCENMASASVMASNVAASLEGTHRSNVLALQQVIMLGELAVNRMLDNFVPPK; encoded by the coding sequence ATGTTCAAAGTAACACCTAACCCGCCGGACACCGATTCACCCGATACCGATCCGCCAACCGCCGAGTCAGTATCCCCGTACGAAACCCTCGACCCAAAAAAACTCCACGACGCAGCCGAACGCGCGCTGAACTTCTATCTCAATCCGGCGGCGCTCATGAACAACACCCCACGTAAACCCAGCACCATTTACATGATTGCCCCAGACGTCGACCATGAAACCTTGCTGGTTCAAACGTGCGAGAACATGGCGTCGGCCAGTGTCATGGCCAGCAACGTGGCGGCATCGCTAGAGGGGACTCATCGCAGCAACGTGCTGGCGTTGCAGCAGGTCATCATGTTGGGGGAGTTGGCGGTGAATCGAATGCTGGATAACTTCGTTCCGCCCAAGTAA